The following proteins come from a genomic window of Anopheles ziemanni chromosome 3, idAnoZiCoDA_A2_x.2, whole genome shotgun sequence:
- the LOC131289119 gene encoding uncharacterized protein LOC131289119, whose translation MEEDDNTVRITHYINPHCFWYKPEASYLPNHHEKQYMQKFNEDCEREFANRGYRGFSYSPNSELKVGDMVAQRNKEFQRWIRCEVDAVLIDLSGAVWLHLWAVDEGLPIKSYDEPIQPLPEAYINHPAHALRGAIRNILPSEVAYDYTQGKNVQTLSRKWLQGAVSVLQTVFDDALSVSLVVHARVKLKKEVVHFVDVSLTMHNNKSYNIVNILTTGCSDQVTISPDTEFLKVITTIKTLDMVRFQNNEGIDSATRHKPGSLLGHGVLSTLNQISKPTTDPKVQNKVEDWFSRNMEAQLAIKEETAFERSMDDIEACKSGEDSAAEEFDSFDQLATRAEMAEENPIKMTNVGDERDSTSNTMSSVDETSFLKRKLRQLQARQKQLELEKPKLPPIIGPAGCSVKFLLDSANARNKKY comes from the exons ATGGAAGAAGACGACAACACAGTGCGTATTACGCATTACATCAACCCTCATTGTTTTTGGTACAAACCGGAGGCGTCGTACTTGCCGAACCATCACGAGAAGCAATATATGCAAAAATTCAATGAGGATTGTGAGCGGGAATTCGCCAACCGGGGATACCGTGGTTTCTCCTACAGCCCGAACAGTGAACTGAAAGTTGGCGACATGGTTGCCCAGCGAAATAAAGAGTTTCAACGATGGATAAGATGCGAGGTGGACGCGGTACTGATAGATTTGAGCGGCGCCGTTTGGCTGCACCTGTGGGCTGTGGACGAAGGTTTACCTATCAAGTCGTATGACGAACCTATTCAACCACTACCGGAGGCCTACATCAATCATCCTGCGCATGCTTTGCGCGGTGCAATAAGGAATATATTGCCTAGCGAAGTG GCATATGATTACACGCAAGGCAAGAACGTACAGACACTTTCTCGGAAATGGTTGCAGGGAGCGGTGTCAGTACTGCAAACTGTCTTCGATGATGCCTTAAGTGTGTCGCTAGTGGTGCATGCTCGTGTTAAACTGAAGAAAGAGGTGGTCCATTTCGTCGATGTATCTTTAACGATGCACAACAACAAATCTTACAACATAGTGAACATACTTACAACCGGCTGCTCGGATCAGGTAACGATCAGCCCGGATACAGAGTTTCTCAAAG TCATTACCACGATAAAGACGCTCGATATGGTGCGCTTTCAAAACAACGAAGGCATCGACAGTGCAACGCGACATAAACCTGGGTCCCTACTAGGTCACGGTGTTCTATCGACGTTGAATCAAATCTCAAAACCAACTACTGACCCGAAAGTGCAGAATAAAGTAGAAGATTGGTTTAGTCGAAACATGGAAGCCCAACTGGCTATCAAAGAGGAAACAGCGTTTGAACGTTCTATGGACGACATTGAAGCGTGCAAGTCTGGCGAGGATAGCGCTGCGGAGGAATTTGACTCCTTTGATCAGCTAGCAACTCGAGCGGAGATGGCCGAAGAAAATCCTATTAAGATGACGAACGTCGGCGATGAACGTGATTCAACATCAAACACCATGTCATCGGTGGATGAAACATCTTTTTTAAAGCGAAAATTAAGACAGTTGCAGGCAAGACAGAAGCAGCTGGAGCTGGAGAAGCCAAAGTTACCGCCCATAATTGGTCCCGCGGGATGTTCGGTGAAGTTCCTATTGGACAGCGCAAATGCACGCAACAAAAAATACTAA